DNA from Amycolatopsis sp. DSM 110486:
TCCTTCTTGTGGCGCGGTGGGCATCCTGGTCAGCACGGAGGCGCTTCGAGTGGTTGCAGGACGTCGGTCAGCGCGCGTCGTGATGTCTGTGGCAGCGCGGCGGCGGTGAGCGGCGCCCATCCGAGGCGCAGCAGTACCTGGGGACACAGGCTTCCGGTCACGCGGGCACTGACCTCGCTACGTGTTGCCGCATTGCGCAGCGGCTGGGTGAGGGCGCAGGAGGCGAGCCCGAGCGCGGTCGCGGCGAGCAGCGCAGCGCTGGTGGCTTCGCCGGCGCGTAAGCGCGACCTTCGATCGTCACCAGGAGTGCTCAGGACGAGCAGCACGGCGTTGTCGCGTTCGGTCCGAGCAGACAGCCGCGTTCCTGCGGCGGCACCCGCGACGTCGGAGCTGAGGGCGACGACGGGTCGTGGAGTTACACGCTCTGAAGGAGGGTCCGCCCAAGCCGTTTCGATCGCCTCGGCCAAGTGGCGCAGGGCCGCCGAGCGGGCCATCTTGAGCTGCGCGCCTTCCTTGGCCACCGTGGCCGCGAGCGTGTCGAGGTACCAGGGTGACAGGGCCGGTCCGGTGTGAGTTCGGCGATCGCTGCGCCGCTGGAGGATGGCTGCGGCCAGGGTGAGCTCGTTCGCAGTCGGATCACTCGGATGCGGAGTGACGACGGCCAGGTGGTCGGGTTGTGCTGGGTCGGGTATCCGGTCGACGTCGGTGGCCCAGCCGAGGGCTGCGAAGG
Protein-coding regions in this window:
- a CDS encoding NAD(P)H nitroreductase, whose translation is MPERRIPDAVTVKTAVAAAVRAPSARNTQPWSWRIGYRTLHLFADPHRHSPTTDADERDTVLSCGAALHHLRVAFAALGWATDVDRIPDPAQPDHLAVVTPHPSDPTANELTLAAAILQRRSDRRTHTGPALSPWYLDTLAATVAKEGAQLKMARSAALRHLAEAIETAWADPPSERVTPRPVVALSSDVAGAAAGTRLSARTERDNAVLLVLSTPGDDRRSRLRAGEATSAALLAATALGLASCALTQPLRNAATRSEVSARVTGSLCPQVLLRLGWAPLTAAALPQTSRRALTDVLQPLEAPPC